A region of the Deltaproteobacteria bacterium HGW-Deltaproteobacteria-6 genome:
CGGCGGCTCCGCAATGGATGTGGCCAAGGCCATTGCCGTTGTTGCAACCAACAAGGGTGCTGCCGTTGATTATCTGGGCTTGAATAAAGTTCCCAAAGCCGGGCTTCCCAAAATCATGATTCCCACCACCGCCGGAACGGGCAGCGAAGTCACCTTCACGGCCGTGTTTATCCGCAAGAATCTTAAAAAGAAGGAAGGCATGAACAGTCCTTATCTTTATCCCGACCTGGCGTTGCTTGATCCGGAGCTTACACTGTCCTTACCGCCCGCGCCCACCGCACAGACCGGCATGGACGCCTTGTGTCATGCCATTGAATCCTATACATCGGTTAATGCGTCGCCCATGAGTGAAATGTTTTCGCTGGAAGCCATCGCGCTTATTTCCGAAAATCTGCGTACCTGCGTCCATGATGGTAAAAACATCGCCGCCCGCGAAAGAATGCTTCTGGGCAGCTTGTATGCGGGCATCGGCCTGGCCAATGCCGGCGTTACCGCCGTTCATTCTCTGTCTTACCCGCTGGGCGGAAAATATGGCGTCAGCCACGGTCTGGCCAACACCATCCTGCTCGCGCCCGTGATGGCGTTTAATCTGCCCGGCGCGCTGGAAAAATTTGCGGATATCGCCGAAGCGATGGGTGAATGTATTGACGGGCTTCCCGTGCGTGAAGCCGCTTATCTGGCCGTGGAGGCTGTGGAATGCCTGATTGAAGATTGCGGCATCGATTCCTCTATCCAGGATTTCGGTGTGAAGGAACAGGATTTCCCGGCGCTGGCCGATGTTGCCGTGACGGTGGCCCGGCCGCTGGAAAATAATCCCCGGAAGATGACCAAGGAAGACATGATCGCGATATACGCGGAAGCTTTTTAAAGTTGTTTCCGTTTCTTGATGAGAAATGATATTGAATGAGCAAGGCAGGGAAAGGTCTTGCGACCTCGTGTTACCTTCCGGTGATGAGGTAATTTTAACCACCCGGTCGGGTGGCGACCATTCCCCGCAAAAACGTTAAGGAGGAATACATGGCAGGAGCTGAACTGATTGGTAAGGAAGAAATTAAGGAAGTCATGGATGTGCTCGAAACCGGCATTCTGATGCGTTATAATTTTGATAAGGAAAGAAAATTCGTTTTCAAAGTCCGCCAGTTTGAAGAAGAGTTTGCTAAATACTGCGGCGCTAAATTCGCGCTGGGCGTGACCTCCGGCTCGTCGGCGCTTAAAGTGGCCCTGGAGGCGATGGATGTCGGTCCCGGCGACGACGTTCTGGTCCCGGCTTTTACGTTTCTGGCCACCTACGAAGCGGTGCTGGAAGTCGGCGCGATTCCCATCATGGTGGATATCGACGACACCCTCAACCTTGATCCTCATGAAATTGAAAAGAAGATGACCAGGTACACCAAGGCCGTCATTCCCGTCCACATGTGCGGTGTGGCAGCCAACATTGACAAGATCATCAAGATTGCCCGCAAGAACAAATTGATGGTGCTCGAAGACAATGCCCAGGGCTGCGGAGCGAGCTTCAAAGGCAAAAAGCTGGGCACCTTTGGTGACATGGGCACCTTCAGCTTTGATTATGTTAAAACATTAACAACCGGCGAAGGCGGGATGGTGATAACCAACAAGAAGGATTTGTATCTGCGGTCGGAATGGTACCATGATCATGGCCACGATCATAATCCCAAAGTCGGCCGCGGGCTCGAAGGCCGGACCATTCTGGGGTTTAATTACCGGATGAACGAACTGCAGGGGGCGTTAGGTCTGGCGCAGTTGCGGAAACTGGATTACCTCATCGGCGAACAGAAGAAAAATAAAAAGACGATTATGGATATGCTGGCCGCCGCCATCCCGGACGTCGGATTCCGCGCCAAACGGGATCCGGAAGGCGATTCCGCAACATTCCTGGCATTCAACCTGCCGGAAGAAAAAGCGGCGCTCAAATTCCAGAAGCTTCTATCCGCCGAAGGCGTCGATACAACCTGCTACAAGTACAACAAGTGGCACTATGTTCCCAACTGGGAACATTT
Encoded here:
- a CDS encoding DegT/DnrJ/EryC1/StrS family aminotransferase, whose translation is MAGAELIGKEEIKEVMDVLETGILMRYNFDKERKFVFKVRQFEEEFAKYCGAKFALGVTSGSSALKVALEAMDVGPGDDVLVPAFTFLATYEAVLEVGAIPIMVDIDDTLNLDPHEIEKKMTRYTKAVIPVHMCGVAANIDKIIKIARKNKLMVLEDNAQGCGASFKGKKLGTFGDMGTFSFDYVKTLTTGEGGMVITNKKDLYLRSEWYHDHGHDHNPKVGRGLEGRTILGFNYRMNELQGALGLAQLRKLDYLIGEQKKNKKTIMDMLAAAIPDVGFRAKRDPEGDSATFLAFNLPEEKAALKFQKLLSAEGVDTTCYKYNKWHYVPNWEHFLAFSTANSKKYPFKSKEYKGKVKYDRKSIPFAEDILGRTLVMGISVKMSPERLDTIRKAIENAAKKM
- a CDS encoding alcohol dehydrogenase, which translates into the protein MRKIFSFTGAKKIVFGNGSILMLANHVKEHHAQNPLIVIDKNLAKTELQERIASILVSGGIKFTVFDKVEPEPRIELVDEGAALAIKNKCDIVIGIGGGSAMDVAKAIAVVATNKGAAVDYLGLNKVPKAGLPKIMIPTTAGTGSEVTFTAVFIRKNLKKKEGMNSPYLYPDLALLDPELTLSLPPAPTAQTGMDALCHAIESYTSVNASPMSEMFSLEAIALISENLRTCVHDGKNIAARERMLLGSLYAGIGLANAGVTAVHSLSYPLGGKYGVSHGLANTILLAPVMAFNLPGALEKFADIAEAMGECIDGLPVREAAYLAVEAVECLIEDCGIDSSIQDFGVKEQDFPALADVAVTVARPLENNPRKMTKEDMIAIYAEAF